A single region of the Stigmatopora argus isolate UIUO_Sarg chromosome 6, RoL_Sarg_1.0, whole genome shotgun sequence genome encodes:
- the hmces gene encoding abasic site processing protein HMCES — protein sequence MCGRTACTLAPDEVSRACPYRNRDGQRRRPGWRDGDADKYRPSYNKSPQSMSPVLLSHRHFDKNAPVDECVLASMRWGLVPSWFKENDPGKMQYSTNNCRSENILQKKSYKDPLLKGQRCVILADGFYEWKRKDKEKQPFFIYFPQNSNSCVKQDPEEESSDEWTGWKLLTMAGVFDCWTPPSGGEPLYTYTVITVNASANLQGIHDRMPAVLAGEEQVRRWLDFGEVKSLDALKLLQSEDMLTYHPVSTIVNNSRNNTPECLQPVDLNQKKEPKPTASSKLMMSWLENGSSKKRKESDSCNSQEEKGNAGKSTGLLEQWLQGTSKKQKKK from the exons atgTGTGGAAGGACCGCTTGCACTCTAGCTCCGGACGAAGTGAGCCGAGCTTGCCCATACAGAAACCGTGATGGGCAGAGAAGACGGCCTGGCTGGAGGGACGGAGACGCGGACAAATACCGACCCTCCTACAACAAGAGCCCCCAGTCCATGAGCCCGGTTCTGCTATCCCATAGACACTTTGACAAG AATGCTCCTGTGGATGAGTGTGTTCTGGCTTCCATGCGTTGGGGCCTTGTTCCTTCCTGGTTTAAGGAGAATGACCCAGGCAAGATGCAATACAGCACTAACAACTGTCGGAGTGAGAACATCCTGCAAAAAAAGTCTTACAAG GATCCCTTATTGAAAGGACAGCGCTGCGTTATCTTGGCCGATGGCTTCTACGAGTGGAAGAGGAAGGACAAAGAGAAGCAgccatttttcatctatttCCCTCAGAACTCAAATTCTTGTGTGAAGCAAGATCCC GAAGAAGAATCATCAGATGAGTGGACAGGATGGAAGTTGCTTACCATGGCAGGAGTATTTGATTGTTGGACGCCACCATCTGGTGGAGAACCCCTTTATACCTATACAGTCATCACGGTGAACGCTTCTGCCAATCTCCAAGGTATCCATGACAG AATGCCGGCCGTTTTGGCCGGAGAAGAGCAAGTGAGGAGATGGCTTGATTTCGGCGAGGTCAAATCTTTAGATGCTTTAAAACTGCTCCAGTCCGAAGACATGCTGACCTATCACCCCGTCTCGACAATAGTCAATAATTCTCGTAACAACACTCCCGAGTGCCTTCAACCTGTGGACCTCAACCAGAAAAAG GAGCCCAAGCCAACAGCTAGCAGCAAGTTGATGATGAGTTGGCTAGAAAACGGCTCTTCAAAAAAGAGGAAGGAGTCGGATTCATGTAACAGTCAGGAGGAGAAAGGCAATGCTGGCAAGTCTACGGGACTACTTGAGCAGTGGCTGCAGGGGaccagcaaaaaacaaaaaaaaaagtaa
- the LOC144075348 gene encoding ras-related protein rab7, which yields MTSRKKVLLKVIILGDSGVGKTSLMNQYVNKKFSNQYKATIGADFLTKEVMVDDRLVTMQIWDTAGQERFQSLGVAFYRGADCCVLVFDVTAPNTFKTLDSWRDEFLIQASPRDPENFPFVVLGNKIDLENRQVTTKRAQAWCQSKNNIPYFETSAKEAINVEQAFQTIARNALKQETEVELYNEFPEPIKLDRNERAKPSAETCSC from the exons AGTGGGGAAGACCTCGTTGATGAACCAATATGTGAATAAGAAGTTCAGTAACCAGTACAAAGCCACGATAGGTGCAGACTTCTTGACGAAAGAAGTCATGGTGGATGACAGACTTGTCACAATGCAG ATTTGGGACACAGCAGGTCAGGAGAGGTTCCAGTCTTTAGGGGTGGCATTCTATCGCGGCGCAGACTGCTGCGTTCTCGTCTTTGACGTAACGGCTCCCAACACCTTCAAGACACTAGATAGCTGGAGGGATGAGTTCCTGATTCAGGCCAGCCCCAGAGACCCAGAGAACTTCCCATTTGTCGTGCTTGGCAACAAGATTGACTTAGAAAACAGACAG GTTACGACCAAGCGGGCACAAGCTTGGTGTCAGAGCAAGAACAACATCCCCTATTTTGAAACCAGCGCCAAGGAGGCCATTAACGTGGAGCAGGCCTTCCAGACGATTGCACGCAACGCTCTCAAACAG GAGACCGAGGTGGAGCTGTACAACGAATTTCCAGAGCCGATTAAGCTAGACAGGAACGAACGAGCTAAGCCTTCAGCGGAGACCTGCAGCTGCTGA